The genomic segment CGCGGGTCGACAGCGAGATCGACAAGCGCCTCGACAAGCTCGGCGGCGACGAGGCGAAGGCCCTCAAGGGCAAGGCCGCACTGGCCAACGCCCGGCTCGCCTACCAGGCGTACGAGGAGGTCTTCAGCTCGGACCGCTGGAACGCGCTGGAGAAGTCGGGCGCGAACAAGCAGCGTCCGCTGTGGGCCTCGACCGGTGTCAAGGACCCGGCCTACCCGGACACGCTCTACGTGACCGAGCTGGTCGCCCCGAACACCGTCAACACCATGCCGGAAGCCACCATGGAGGCCACCGCCGACCACGGCGAGGTCACCGGCGACACCATCCGCGGCACGTACGAGCAGGCCCAGGCCGAGCTCGACGCGCTGGCGGCCCTCGGTATCTCGTACGACGACGTGGTGCAGTTGCTCGAGGACGAGGGCGTCGAGAAGTTCGAGGCCTCCTGGAACGAGCTGCTGGAGTCCACTTCGGCGGTACTCAAGCGTCTGACGCCCGTGGAGGCATGAGTTGACCAGCAGCAATCCGCTGCGTGACGCTCAGGACCGGCGGCTCCCGCGTATCGCGGGGCCGTCCGGCCTGGTCATTTTCGGCGTCACGGGCGATTTGTCCCGTAAAAAGTTGATGCCTGCCGTGTACGACCTCGCCAACCGCGGTCTGCTGCCACCGGGCTTCGCGCTCATCGGCTTCGCCCGCAGGAGCTGGGAGGACGAGGACTTCGCCCAGGAGGTCCATGACGCGGTCAAGGAGCACGCCCGCACCCCCTTCCGCGAGGAGGTCTGGCAGCAGCTCGCCGAGGGCTGCCGCTTCGTGCAGGGCGAGTTCGACGACGACACCGCCTTCGAGAAGCTGAAGTCGACGATCGACGAGCTCGACAAGGCGCGCGGCACCGGCGGCAACTTCGCCTTCTACCTCTCCGTACCGCCGAAGTTCTTCCCCAACGTCGTGCAGCAGCTCAAGAAGCACGGCCTGTCCGAGGGGCAGGGCGACTCCTGGCGGCGCGCGGTCATCGAGAAGCCGTTCGGCCACAACCTGGAGAGCGCCCAGGAGCTCAACCAGCTGGTGCACGACGTCTTCCCGCCCAACGAGGTCTTCAGGATCGACCACTACCTGGGCAAGGAGACCGTCCAGAACATCCTGGCGCTGCGCTTCGCCAACACGATGTTCGAGCCGATCTGGAACCGGTCGTACGTCGACCATGTCCAGATCACGATGGCCGAGGACATCGGCATCGGCGGCCGGGCCGGGTACTACGACGGCATCGGCGCGGCCCGTGACGTCATCCAGAACCACCTGCTGCAGCTGCTCGCGCTGACCGCGATGGAGGAGCCCGGCTCCTTCCACCCGAAGGCGCTGGTCGCCGAGAAGCTCAAGGTGCTCGGCGCCGTGGAGCTGCCCAAGGACCTGGGCGCGCACACGGTACGCGGCCAGTACGCGCACGCCTGGCAGGGCGGCGAGGAGGTCGTGGGGTACCTGGAGGAAGACGGCATCGACCCCAAGTCGAAGACCGACACCTTCGCGGCGGTCAAGCTGGAGATCAACAACCGCCGCTGGGCCGGAGTCCCCTTCTACCTGCGCACCGGCAAGCGGCTCGGCCGCCGGGTCACCGAGATCGCGGTGGTCTTCAAGCGGGCCCCGTATCTGCCCTTCGAGGCCGGATCCACCGAGGAACTGGGGCAGAACGCCCTGGTCATCCGGGTGCAGCCGGACGAGGGCGTGACGGTGCGCTTCGGTTCGAAGGTGCCCGGCACCTCGATGGAGGTCCGGGACGTGACGATGGACTTCGCCTACGGCGAGTCCTTCACCGAGTCCAGCCCCGAGGCGTACGAGCGGCTCATCCTCGATGTGCTGCTCGGCGATGCCAACCTCTTCCCCCGCCACCAGGAGGTCGAGCTGTCCTGGAACATCCTCGACCCGATCGAGAAGTACTGGGACACGCACGGCAAGCCCGCCCAGTACGCCTCGGGAACCTGGGGGCCGGCGGAGGCGGACGAGATGCTCGCACGAGACGGTAGGAGCTGGCGCCGGCCATGAGGATCGATCTGACGGACACCACGTCGTCCCGCATCAACGCCGGGCTCATCGAGGCCCGCCGCGCCATCGGCACCCCGGCCGTCGGCATGGTGCTCACCCTGGTCATCGTCACCGACGAGGGCAGCGCCTACGACGCCCTCAAGGCGGCCAGCGACGCGTCACGGGAGCACCCGTCCCGGATCCTGGCCGTCATCAAGCGGCCCGGCCGCTCACCGCGCGACCGCGCGATGGCGCGGCTGGACGCCGAGGTGCTGGTCGGCTCCGACTCGGGCACCGGAGAGACCGTCGTGCTGCGGATGCACGGCGAACTCGCCAACCACGCCGAGTCCGTGGTGCTGCCGCTGCTGCTGCCGGACGCCCCGGTCGTGGTGTGGTGGCCCGAGGAGTCGCCCGACAAGCCCGCCGAGGACCCGCTGGGACGGCTCGCGCAGCGCCGGATCACCGACGCCGCCGCTGCCGAGGACCCGGTGCTCGCCCTCGGTGAGCGCGCCGAGGCGTACGCGCCCGGCGACACCGACCTGGCCTGGACCCGGATCACGCCGTGGCGCAGCATGCTGGCCGCGGCCCTGGACCAGAAGCACTCCAGGATCGTCTCCGCGACGGTGGAGGGCGAGGCCTACAACCCGAGCACCGAACTGCTCGCGCTGTGGCTCGCCGACCGGCTGAAGGTCTCGGTGGAGCGCAAGGTCTCGGACGGGCCCGGTATCACCGGCGTCCAACTGGTCACCGCCGACGGCGAGATCCGGCTGGACCGGGCCGACGGCCTGCTGGCCGAGCTGGCCATGCCGGGGCAGCCGGACCGTCATGTGGCGCTCAAGCGCCGCGAGACCTCCGAACTGATCGCCGAGGAGCTGCGGCGGCTGGACCCGGACGACATCTACCGGTCGACGGTGAAGTTCGGTGTCGGCCGGCTGACCGACTCCGGTCCGAAGGACTCGGAGGAACCGGTCGAGGCGATCGAGGTGATCACCCCGGCCAAGGGCGCCAAGCAGGCCGGGACCGCCGCGGCCAAGTCAGCGGCCAAGGCTCCCGCCAAGAAGACCGTGCCGGCGAAGAAGGCGGCGACGGGCAAGGGGACGAGCTCCTGATGAGCACCCCGCAGGTCGTCGTCCACCGCGACAAGGAACTGATGGCGCAGGCCGCGGCGGCCCGGCTGATCACGAAGATCGTGGACGCCCAGGCCGCCCGCGGCTCCGCCTCGGTGGTCCTGACGGGCGGGCGCAACGGCAACGCGCTGCTCGCCGCCCTGGCCGGGTCCCCCGCACGGGACGCGGTGGACTGGGCGCGGCTGGACCTGTGGTGGGGCGACGAGCGGTTCGAACGGGAGGGTGATCCCGAGCGCAATGTCACCCAGGCCCGGGAGATCCTGCTCGACGCGGTGCCGGTCGATCCGGCGCGGGTGCACGCCATGCCCGCGTCCGACGGCGCCCACGGCCGTGACGTCGACGCCGCGGCGGCCGGCTACGCGGCCGAGCTCGCCAAGGCCTCCGGGCCGGAGGACCACGGCCCGGTGCCGACGTTCGACGTGCTGATGCTGGGGGTCGGCCCCGACACCCATGTCGCGTCGCTCTTCCCCGAGCACCCCGCGGTGCGGGAGACGGAGCGGACGGTGGTGGGGGTGCACGGAGCGCCCAAGCCGCCGCCGACCCGGATCTCGCTGACCCTTCCGGCGATCCGCTCGGCGCGCGAGGTGTGGCTGCTCGCGGCCGGTGCGGACAAGGCCAACGCGGTCGCGATGGCGTTGTCCGGCGCGGGCGAGATCCAGGCGCCGGCGGCCGGCGCACGCGGCCGCCGCCGCACGCTGTGGCTGCTGGACCGGACCGCCGCGGCGAAGCTGCCACCGCAGCTGTACCCGCCGGCTTCGGCGTAGCGGTCGTTCGGGTGTGGTGATCGGCCGCCGGCCGGGCTGGAACATCGGCCCGGCCGGCGGCCGTTCAGCTTCAGCGGCCGTTCAGCGGCCGCGCAGCTCCCGGTAGCGCCGGACCAGCGCCGCCGTGGACCCGTCCAGGCCCGGAATGGCCGCCCCCTCGCTGAGCGCGGGCTCGATCCGCTTGGCGAGCACCTTGCCCAGCTCGACTCCCCACTGGTCGAAGGAGTCGATGTTCCACACCGCGCCCTGGACGAACACCTTGTGCTCGTAGAGCGCGATCAGCTGGCCGAGCACCGACGGGCTGAGCTCGGTGGCCAGGATGGTGGTCGTCGGGTGGTTGCCGCGGAACGTCTTGTGCGGCACCAGTTCGGCGGGCACGCCCTCCGCGGCGACCTCCTCCGGCGTCTTGCCGAAGGCCAGCGCCTGGGTCTGCGCGAAGAAGTTGGCCATCAGCAGGTCGTGCTGGCCGGCGAGCGGGCCGAGTTCGCCGATGGGGTTGGCGAAGCCGATGAAGTCCGCCGGGATGACCTTGGTGCCCTGGTGCAGCAGCTGGTAGTAGGCGTGCTGGCCGTTGGTGCCCGGGGTGCCCCAGACCACCGGCCCGGTCTGCCACGCCACCGGATTGCCCTGCCGGTCCACGGACTTGCCGTTGGACTCCATGTCCAGCTGCTGCAGGTACGCGGTGAACCGCGACAGGTAGTGGCTGTACGGGAGGACCGCGTGCGACTGCGCGTCGTGGAAGCCGCCGTACCAGACGCCCAACAGGCCGAGCAGTAGCGGGACGTTCTCCTCCGGCGGGGCGTAGCGGAAGTGCTCGTCCACCAGATGGAAGCCGGCCAGCATCTCGCGGAAGTGGTCCGGGCCGATGGCGAGCATCAGCGACAGGCCGATCGCCGAGTCGAAGGAGTACCGGCCGCCGACCCAGTCCCAGAACTCGAACATGTTCGCCGGGTCGATGCCGAATTCGGTGACCTTCCCCGCGTTCGTGGACAGCGCGACGAAGTGCTTGGCGACGGCGGAGGTGTCGGCGTTCAGGCCGGTCAGCAGCCAGTTGCGGGCGGAGGTGGCGTTGGTGATGGTCTCGATGGTGGTGAACGTCTTCGAGGCGATGATGAAGAGCGTCTCGGCCGGGTCCAGGTCGCGCACCGCCTCGTGCAGGTCCGCGCCGTCGACGTTGGATACGAAACGGAGCGTCAGCCCGCGGTCGGCGTACGGGCGCAGCACCTCGTACGCCATCGCCGGGCCCAGGTCGGAGCCGCCGATGCCGATGTTGACGATGTTGGTGATGCGCTTGCCGGTGTGGCCGGTCCACTCGCCGGAGCGGATCCGGTCGGTGAAGACGGACATCTTGCTGAGGACGGCGTGGACGGCGGGCACGACGTCATGGCCGTCGACCTGGATGACGGAGGAGCGCGGTGCGCGCAGCGCGGTGTGCAGCACCGCGCGGTCCTCGGTGACGTTGATCCGCTCGCCGCGGAACATCGCGTCGCGCAGTTCGGCCACGCCGCTCGACGCCGCCAACTCACGCAGCAGCCGCAGGGTCTCGTCGGTCACCAGGTGCTTGGAGTAGTCCAGGTGCAGATCACCGACCTGCAGGGAGTACCGGTCGGCGCGCTGCGGATCCTGGTCGAACAGTTCGCGCAGCCGCACCTCCCCCAGCTCTTCGCGGTGTTTGCCCAGGGCGTGCCATTCGGGCAGCTGGTCGAGCCGGGCACGGCCGTGCGTATTGGTGTCGGACATGGGTCCAAACTAATTGATGACGGCCGGTAGGAGCGCTATCACCCCGCAGGCGAAGAGCGCGGCGGCGGCGAGCGCCGGGGTGTTCAGTCCCCACGCCGCCGCCACCGCGCCGCCGAGCAGGGCGCCGAGCGGGGCCCCGGCGGTGGACAGGGTGCGGTTGGCGGCGCTGACCCGGCCCAGCAGGGCGGCGGGCGTCCGCTCCTGCATGAGGGTGACCTCGTTGACGTTCCACAGCATCCCCATGGCGCCGAAGAGCGCCAGCACGACGACCGCGACGGGCAGCGACCGTACGGTGCCGAGCACGATCAGGGCGCAGCTCTGCAGCACCAGTCCGGCCACCAGCGCTCTGGTCCTGCCCACGAGTTCGGAGATCCGGCCGGCCGCCAGACCGCCGGCCACGCTGCCGGCGCCGTAGGCGGTGAGCACCGCCGCGTAGCCGGAGTGCCCGGCGTGCAGCCATCCGGTGACGTGCAGGACCAGGGTGGCGATGAGCGCGCCCATCCCGATGTTGACGACGGTGTTGGCCGTGCAGAGTGACCGCAGGACCCGGTCCCGCCACAGCACCCGGATGCCCTCGGCGATGTCCTGCCGCAACGTCCGGCCCGGCGGGCGCGGCGCGCGCTCGCGTGGGGCCGTCCGTATGGAGGCGACCAGCGCCGCGGCGAGCAGATACGTCGCCGCGTCCACCGCGAACGGCAGCCCGGCGGAGAGGCCGATCAGCAGCGGCACCAGGGGCGCGCCCAGGAAGGTGCCGGCGATGGTCTGCCCGGTCATCAGCCTGGCGTTGGCGCGGCCGAGGCCGGCGGTGGGGACGACCGTCGGCAGCAGCGCGGTCGCGGCGTTGTCGAAGAGGGTCTGCAGCGTCGTCAGGACGAACGCCAGCACCAGCAGCAGGGCGACGCTCACCTCGTCCAGCCACACGGCGAGCGCGAAGCAGGCCATCAGCGCGCAGCGCACCGCGTCGACGGCCCACATGGCGCGCCGCTGGTCCACCCGGTCGGCGATCGCGCCGCCGAGCAGGCCGAACAGGATCCAGGGCAGGAATCCGACCGCCGTGACCAGTGAGACGAGCAGCGGGGAGCCGGTGAGCCCGACCGCGAGCAACGGCAGTGCGGCCGTGCGCAGTCCGTCGCCCAGCCGCGAGACCACCGCGGCGCTCCACAGCCGGCCGAAGCCGCCGCGCCAGGACGGCACGGCGCTCTCCACGGCCGGCCGCAGATCGCTGTCGTTCGCGGTCAAAGCTCCCCCTCGGGCCAGGATGTGATCGGTCCTGGCACCGTAACGGCGGCCACTGACAACGCCCGTGGCGCCGGTGGGAAAACCGGTGGGAATAGCCGGTTCAGAAACCGCCGCGGTGCAGCCGGCCCTCGTAGCGGGCCTCCAGAACGGCGTTGCGCTCGAATCCGCCGGGCAGGTTGGCCGAGATGTAGACCGGCGGTTCGTGCCCCTCGGCGGTCAGGATGCCGACCGCCTCGGCGACGACCATCTGCACGAGCAGCGCCGAGGTGATGGTGGAGACCCCGCACAGCGCGCCGCCGTCCGGCATCGGCAGCAGCGCGTCGCCGGCCGGCGCGCAGTTGTCGAGTACGGCGTCGGCGAGGTCGGCGAGCCGCTTTCCGCTGCTGTGCAGCGCGGGCACCGCGTGGGTGTGCTCCAGGGAGGTGAGGGCGATCAGCCGGTGCCCGGACTCCTTGACCTGGAGGGCCATGTCGACGATGGAGTTGTTGACACCGGAGTTGGAGATGATCACGAAGAGGTCCTGCGGCTGCGGGGTGGCCAGTTCGTAGAGCCGTTTGGCCAGGCCCGGGGAGCGTTCCAGCAGTGGGTCGGCGAGCACGGAGCGGTCCTCGCCGCCGCGCAGCACCAGATCGGACAGGCCGATGCGGCTGGTCGGGACGAGACCGCCGGCCCGGCCCGCGATCTCCAGCGCGGTGGCCTGCGAGTGACCGGTGCCGAAGGCGTGGACGACACCGTTGGCGGCGACGCTGTCGGCGATGAGGCGGGCCGCGGCGGCGACGGAGTCGGTGTTGGCTCCGATGGCCCGCTCGACGGCGGCGCGGCCGTGCTCGGCGAACTGGGCGGCGCTGAGCTGTGGTTCGGCCATGGCCGACCCTCCTT from the Streptomyces sp. RKAG293 genome contains:
- the pgl gene encoding 6-phosphogluconolactonase; the encoded protein is MSTPQVVVHRDKELMAQAAAARLITKIVDAQAARGSASVVLTGGRNGNALLAALAGSPARDAVDWARLDLWWGDERFEREGDPERNVTQAREILLDAVPVDPARVHAMPASDGAHGRDVDAAAAGYAAELAKASGPEDHGPVPTFDVLMLGVGPDTHVASLFPEHPAVRETERTVVGVHGAPKPPPTRISLTLPAIRSAREVWLLAAGADKANAVAMALSGAGEIQAPAAGARGRRRTLWLLDRTAAAKLPPQLYPPASA
- the pgi gene encoding glucose-6-phosphate isomerase, with product MSDTNTHGRARLDQLPEWHALGKHREELGEVRLRELFDQDPQRADRYSLQVGDLHLDYSKHLVTDETLRLLRELAASSGVAELRDAMFRGERINVTEDRAVLHTALRAPRSSVIQVDGHDVVPAVHAVLSKMSVFTDRIRSGEWTGHTGKRITNIVNIGIGGSDLGPAMAYEVLRPYADRGLTLRFVSNVDGADLHEAVRDLDPAETLFIIASKTFTTIETITNATSARNWLLTGLNADTSAVAKHFVALSTNAGKVTEFGIDPANMFEFWDWVGGRYSFDSAIGLSLMLAIGPDHFREMLAGFHLVDEHFRYAPPEENVPLLLGLLGVWYGGFHDAQSHAVLPYSHYLSRFTAYLQQLDMESNGKSVDRQGNPVAWQTGPVVWGTPGTNGQHAYYQLLHQGTKVIPADFIGFANPIGELGPLAGQHDLLMANFFAQTQALAFGKTPEEVAAEGVPAELVPHKTFRGNHPTTTILATELSPSVLGQLIALYEHKVFVQGAVWNIDSFDQWGVELGKVLAKRIEPALSEGAAIPGLDGSTAALVRRYRELRGR
- the zwf gene encoding glucose-6-phosphate dehydrogenase, coding for MTSSNPLRDAQDRRLPRIAGPSGLVIFGVTGDLSRKKLMPAVYDLANRGLLPPGFALIGFARRSWEDEDFAQEVHDAVKEHARTPFREEVWQQLAEGCRFVQGEFDDDTAFEKLKSTIDELDKARGTGGNFAFYLSVPPKFFPNVVQQLKKHGLSEGQGDSWRRAVIEKPFGHNLESAQELNQLVHDVFPPNEVFRIDHYLGKETVQNILALRFANTMFEPIWNRSYVDHVQITMAEDIGIGGRAGYYDGIGAARDVIQNHLLQLLALTAMEEPGSFHPKALVAEKLKVLGAVELPKDLGAHTVRGQYAHAWQGGEEVVGYLEEDGIDPKSKTDTFAAVKLEINNRRWAGVPFYLRTGKRLGRRVTEIAVVFKRAPYLPFEAGSTEELGQNALVIRVQPDEGVTVRFGSKVPGTSMEVRDVTMDFAYGESFTESSPEAYERLILDVLLGDANLFPRHQEVELSWNILDPIEKYWDTHGKPAQYASGTWGPAEADEMLARDGRSWRRP
- the opcA gene encoding glucose-6-phosphate dehydrogenase assembly protein OpcA, translated to MRIDLTDTTSSRINAGLIEARRAIGTPAVGMVLTLVIVTDEGSAYDALKAASDASREHPSRILAVIKRPGRSPRDRAMARLDAEVLVGSDSGTGETVVLRMHGELANHAESVVLPLLLPDAPVVVWWPEESPDKPAEDPLGRLAQRRITDAAAAEDPVLALGERAEAYAPGDTDLAWTRITPWRSMLAAALDQKHSRIVSATVEGEAYNPSTELLALWLADRLKVSVERKVSDGPGITGVQLVTADGEIRLDRADGLLAELAMPGQPDRHVALKRRETSELIAEELRRLDPDDIYRSTVKFGVGRLTDSGPKDSEEPVEAIEVITPAKGAKQAGTAAAKSAAKAPAKKTVPAKKAATGKGTSS
- a CDS encoding MFS transporter; its protein translation is MTANDSDLRPAVESAVPSWRGGFGRLWSAAVVSRLGDGLRTAALPLLAVGLTGSPLLVSLVTAVGFLPWILFGLLGGAIADRVDQRRAMWAVDAVRCALMACFALAVWLDEVSVALLLVLAFVLTTLQTLFDNAATALLPTVVPTAGLGRANARLMTGQTIAGTFLGAPLVPLLIGLSAGLPFAVDAATYLLAAALVASIRTAPRERAPRPPGRTLRQDIAEGIRVLWRDRVLRSLCTANTVVNIGMGALIATLVLHVTGWLHAGHSGYAAVLTAYGAGSVAGGLAAGRISELVGRTRALVAGLVLQSCALIVLGTVRSLPVAVVVLALFGAMGMLWNVNEVTLMQERTPAALLGRVSAANRTLSTAGAPLGALLGGAVAAAWGLNTPALAAAALFACGVIALLPAVIN
- a CDS encoding SIS domain-containing protein, which encodes MAEPQLSAAQFAEHGRAAVERAIGANTDSVAAAARLIADSVAANGVVHAFGTGHSQATALEIAGRAGGLVPTSRIGLSDLVLRGGEDRSVLADPLLERSPGLAKRLYELATPQPQDLFVIISNSGVNNSIVDMALQVKESGHRLIALTSLEHTHAVPALHSSGKRLADLADAVLDNCAPAGDALLPMPDGGALCGVSTITSALLVQMVVAEAVGILTAEGHEPPVYISANLPGGFERNAVLEARYEGRLHRGGF